The nucleotide window accCATAATTCTTGTTCGAATTCGATCttaattttttctcaaataaattttactagaaTAATCTTGAAAATCTATTGAACTTTAAATATGAACTAGCTACCCGTTCTGGCTTCACGCAACGGGAATAAGGGTCTACATAGAACGATAAAATCCATGTAGAAACATACTAAGCAAAACAAAAGTTATCCATCTTCCATGAACTTTCGGGTATGCATGCAGAATTACTCACAATAATGTCATTACAATAGTTGATTAACAACGCATAAagtacaaacagacaaaaatacaaacattcatttttattatataaaaatatcatactttgtattttaaataaatataaatgaatgtaaCTTTAATTTGAGTTAACTAAaccaaattactttataaaacaatagtCATATATTCCGTTGTCCCGTTATGATAATACAGAAACCGATCACAAAATTTTGAACCGATGCTCTACTTTCAAGACTACtgttaatcaaataaatgatttgacatatttttttgcatctaatgtatattacaatactacaaataattagttaatttttaaataaataaaacttccgcatttaaaacaaatattatataatctgttttaaatatatccaaattataataaattgcgtATATAAGTACGAAACACTTATACGCTTGCTCGACTAATATCTTATAATGCTTGCTGTATTTGCTTATTCGTATTTTAACACatacaacaaacaaaaacagaagATAGTTGCGAATGGTACCTGACTACGAAGGTATAATAACTCTTTGGGAAATGTGTCCGTTTCTTTCGCCGTTTTTTTTCAGGTATGAAGTGTTGCTTTCCGAACCcgtggtagttttttttttcttgacaatcatttattattaatgcttCTATagtgaataaagatttttgagtatgacaattttaatttaaacttctaTTGAATTGATTGGATAGTCCAGtcgatacaaaataatacagaaCCGCGTGGTGGATGAAAGTGTTTGGTCAAAAGTGGCATATGTACAACAattcttttcattttaaaagagCTACTCGCCTCGACTTCACACGGAtgcgatttattaataaagaaaattatataatttataccctataccctcaagaataatgtagcttagtgccagtgaaaaaaatattgaattggaTAGAGTTCTAGATTCCCCCggcatacaaacaaacaaataacctcgttataatattagtatagatagactTGTTTACCGTATCATCAGTAGTGATGGTCGTATTGAAGGCAACGGTGTCCTTTACGAGAGTCGGTCCCCTTGGCACCAAAGCCAACTGGTTCTCCGTCTGCGTCTTCAGAGCATCGCGTATGTCTTCTTCGCTCGTCTCGTTAACCGCTGTTATAAGTGCCTGTAACAATAGAACAATTTAAATGAgatcaatgaaataattatcctTTAATTTGGTTCCAATGCTAAATGCACAATTGGCAGATTTTCAACGAAAACTTCAGTGGTtgcctacctgggtttgaacccgaaaccgTCAAGATTtacatgttctaaccactggctaTCTCAGCTTACTGAACCATCTGAGCCCTGaggtcataaataaattattgtatttataaaaggcTGCTAATGTCCGGCATGCGttccaatttttcttttttattgacaataatCTTAAGCGACTTACGTCAAACTATTCTCCGTGctcaaatgtaaatatatcaattttcatGGTGATTGGTTGAATGGTATTGAAGTTGAAGTAACGTCTGATGACGAGCTTTAACTTAGTATAAGGTATACTACCTACGTATAACCAAATATACGTCCTCTTCTATAACAAAACTACAAGATAAAAGTTTCGAAGTCTAATAATACCAAacagatacatattatatacaggcaatgatcattattaaaaaatttacaacgTATGATATGAATTTACACGTTTCGGACATTAATGTGTTCCATTTTTTTCCGCAAACAAAAGAAAGtcgaaaaaaacaaacacaggAGAAAAAGGTACTAactgttttattgtattacacATAGATAAGATATCAATATCATATTTCAGTGCACCAGTAAGTGTAACGTATTGCTGTGTAACATTAGGGTAAATGATCCAATGTTAGCACAGGTACAAAGAAACCATCTCAGATACCATTTGCCATGGATATTACTTATAGTGGCAATGTTTACGGGCGGTGGTCACTCATCATCTCGTTGACCCTATACCCGTCAGTTGccagttaaaatttaaaagaaagaaaattttatatttatcatgtaaaaaaataaatacacatgcacgtaactaactaactaactaactaaaacAGCCTCTTCTTCATTGACAGGTTTATCAGGTTTCGTAGGAGCCCtacattattcttttttttttttcgaatcttgtcagtaacaaattaaaaattgtttaaaccTCTATCTGGTATGAGGAATTCAAAAATATCTGATATCATTCGAGACTGTAATACgaaactgcattaaaataatttaaaatgtaggtTACTTTAGATAGTGATACCTACTGGTCGCAAATATTACACTGACATAGAAAAAAACCTCAGTGTCAAATATTAAGCGTAGAGCTACGTCATTATGCAATCTAATTTATACAATGAcgatagtaaattttataagaaagcCGCGAAATACTGGGCTAATGTACCGGCAACAATAGACGGAGTACTCGGAGGCTACGGCTATATTTCGGGCATTGACATCGACGGttctaaagtatttttaaaccaCATACTATCTCTAGTCAATCCACCGAACAGAAAACTGGCCTTGGATTGCGGAGCCGGTATCGGAAGAGTGAGCAGAAATCTTTTAATGCCTTATTTCCTGAAGGTCGATTTAGTGGAACAAGACGAAAAGTTCATTAACACCGCGAAACAATTGATCGGTGAATACAATACTAAATTAGGTACACTCTACCAAATCGGTCTCCATCATTTTAAGCCACAAAAACAATATGACGTCGTCTGGTGCCAGTGGGTATTAGGGCATTTGAGCGATTAcgatttaataaactttttggAGCGGTGTAGCAACAATCTAGCAAGACGCGGCGTCATTGTTGTAAAAGAGAACATATCTCCGTCAGACGAAGTCGAATATGACGAAGACGATTCTTCGGTGACACGCCCTTACAGatcaatgttaaatatattcgaGGAAGCGAatctttctttaataaaaagtgatttacAAACTGGTTTCCCGGACGGTTTGTATCCCGTTCATATGTTTGCACTTACACCATTAAAGTAGTTggcgaaatataaaatacatccgTTATTGCTCTGAATTTAACGATATTACCTAACAGTACATAATTATTCGACACGGAAATCAATCGGTGATCAATCAAACTTTTTACGAACGTAACAGACTTATGTCAAACACATATATTAAGCAGGTATTCAGATGTCATGCAGGAGAGCAGCGTTATGAATTTAAGTCAGTTGAATTACTACagacaaataaatatgacaATACGCGTAACGAAATAGTACATAAATTAATGCAATGAACAGTTTCACGTGCGTTTGTGTATGTATTGTCTTTTTGTGTATGTGTGAGTACTTGCACGTCATCACGAttgtttatcttatattttaatattcattacaattaaaaaaaactcttttaagTAATCGTATGCTGTTTATCTTGctattgaatgattttttttttttttactttaacagcctgtaaatttcccactgctgggctaaagcctcctctccctttgaggagaagatttggagcatattccaccgcgctgctccaatgcgggttgtggTTATATGCTTACTTTACTTTacgaaaattattaactttttatgaaTGCATTAATTTTCGCTAAGCCTTGCTAATCAGTAAGGAAATGTTTgaataatgttaaaatgaaCTAAATTTTAGCTAGAGCTAAAGCGGAAGGTAGGAATTTCTATCACTGCACCATGTTTACAGTGAATGAGGTTTATCGTTGATGAAGTACAGGATCGTGGGCCGAATTCGTGATTGTACTGTTAATAACGTTGGATCTTGGACGTGCCGAGGCAGCTGTGATATTCGCAAGTGCATTCACCGTTTCAGTAGTTACGAAACACTTGCATCAGACTGAGCTTTGTCGGATTCAATTTAACTACTTTTGCCTGCTTCATTACAAAGATCTGTAAAAATTTCTCACTCATTCGATAATTTTTCAAACGATTGTAAAACCTTATAAAACACCAGTTGTCGCCCGTGGTTTTGCTCTCGTTTTAGCGGTAAGTCAGACGTTACGATATAAtaaagcttgcttcgtaccaaattctATCAGTTCAGtcgtttgaccgtgaaagagcaacagacaggacagagttactttcgtatttattatattagtacagatttaaACAAGTTTTCTCATTGTTAAGCTCAATAGTTGtatcatacaatttttaattcatacgaaAGAATGAaagatatgaaaatttaatgaatgGAAAAAGGAACAGAATGAAAGTTAATTTCCATGAGTAATTATAGGTAATTATCGttatgtaactatttattttcatataagtaAGAGATATAAATTGTTAGTACGTAATTAGAAATGATTGATCGTGCCGCTGTATTATTAGGGCACCATTATTAGCTATTAGTTTACAAttacagttatttaaaatatacatcagATCATTAATGTTCATTAGTTATTCATCGAAGATTTCATCGTTtagactttaatattaaatgaaatgcgTCAcagattatgaaaataatttacggAAATGTTTGTGAGTTTTTgaatatgtcaaattaaatattatggatGCGttcaatcataattttttacattaattaaatttgtcatgcttatttcgttttttttttttgtaacaaattgcTATTCGCTTTTTTATatggttttaaaaatgaatgtttttataaaacataaactagatttttttttatataataatagttgatCAATTCACGTTGAGCCAAAAATGGGTAAACCCCCTTTTTTACATACGGTAAAAGAGAAAGTTgcgatagtttaaaaaaaaagttgggtATGTTTATTACATTCGTTAACATTGCATAGATAATTGAAATGTCACGATGCGGTCCATttggaaacaataaaaaatgcatGCTTATTAtcgaaatcataatatatataaaactgaagtataaattaaaaatttcatacagTACTCTGTAAACGTCCTACTTCTGCATAAAAGCGAAGAACTTCGAAAGGAGAAGAGGTCTTTGCAAAGGCTTAGATCTTGTTACCTCACGCTATTATAATGTGTATTGGCGGATGGCTAAAGTATAGCAGAACATAGATAaaaatacagaataatttaatgtattcttcgtattattaaaaagtatataaagacTAAACAAACACGTACACGAAAGACCAATTCACTTATTGATAGCCTTCGATATGTTCAATTAACTAGGTACCTACTTCACAAGTTTAGAGTATATTTCCTTGCAAAGTATAAATGAATACATGTACAGTATAATCGAATTACTAGTTtgttttacatacaaatttacTGAATTACGCACGAGTATAAAATACAGACTTATATAAAACGAGTTACAATATATCACGAAGACGAccttataaaactatttgataCAGAAAAACTTAAATCTAAGATCTGTAATTGCTTTGACCATACTAAATACTCAAAATACACGTActgaaatcattaaaaataaatactattttattctcTCTCCACTTGTTTGCTATAATtaacgattttaaattaagtaatagaGGGTATTGCCCTGTGAAGTAATTACAGAGAATTCGCGGTCAGACAACATTATTCCAATATAATTGCCGCTCAAcgcaaaaacaataaaacaaaacaacgtTCAATATAACTGTATCCAAGTGTTCCTTGAAATGGACTTGAGGTTTCTGAACTTTCcctaacaattgttttattgaagaaatgtatttcaaatatcgaatataaGCTAGTGTCAccatatatttttcatcattttttttttgtttatgtaggTTAAGGCAAAAGAAATACAGTAAAGTCTTTGTACACTcaagttagtaaaataataataaactatatatgtatattgcaaTTTAACCTCTTCTTATCttgtaagtataaaattttattcttctAGAAAAAGAATCTCCtattcaaagtatataaaaaaaactattttattatatattataatcataactCTTAccaataagaaattaatttattaaatatagtaatttataatattcaaagtacaaatataaaataagtttaacatgtgtacaattaaaattaccgaaaaatgtttaattgacatgtttttaaaagattaacatAATAATGAGCCCTATTTTCCTGTTACTGTGAGATTTAGAAAGCATCGCGGGTCAAgtgaaattttatgataaattgtttttttttttaaatcgcaaTTGTTTATGCGCCAAAAACGCCTTCattgttattgtttgttataattatagctTCCAGgttattaattatcaaataatttgtgggatttttggtttttatattagttaattttagaTCATGTTTCAGATACGATACAGTCATATAGAGTCCAACAAAAGATGCCTAGAAATTGTTTAAAGCAAAACATTTGAATCAATGTTTATTAAGTAATTCATAGTTaacaattatgaaaaaaaaaaatttcagtaGAGCGAATAAACCCATAGAAAGAACGATTACAATACGACATAGAATTTTAGCGGAGAGCTTcacataatattagtttaaacgTGTcgttagcatttataataattgcttttttttttttaattaatttattaaaaatataaattaaaaaaaaaaaatttcgtttGTAATTGTAGCTTCTTAACCTTCAACTTCATCTGGAACTTTAACGAACGGTAACACTgtccaaattaaaattaagtattgatGTGTCGATCAGACATTCAGTCGGGAAAGATTTTgaatgcatataatatataaatttaattaattcactgAATTCAAGATGTAAAAGTAATATCATCGAACATGTCCCAGCAAAGTAACCGGTTGTCGATACATGGTACGTCTGCGCATATTTCGCCAAAGTCATCGAAACGAGACTGCGTGCCTAGCTTTGATGGATATCTTAATCATTCCTGGACATATTAATGTCACTTTTAAGATGATGAATACCTGAAAAATGAAAGGTATTCATTCACATGGACTTGTTTTAAGATAGACTAGCAATATGATAATTCAAGCGATCATAGCGAAAGAGCTAATAagcttcgaaatttgaattattataaaaagaggCTGAATGCATTTCGTTTGACAGCACCAAAACATGAAGAGCTTCCCTTAAACCTCCGTCTacacttaatttattaacacaatAGCTGTATGTTTTCtatgcttataaaaatatttttaatatatactttaactaGAATAGTAtactgttatataaatttataaatatggccGAAAAGATTTGAGGCTGGTTGAAAGTTGAGACTTaagtatttctaaatttaaaatattttctgtttaactttatttagtCAAGTTTAATGCGATACTCAAATCAAACGATATAAAATGTGTAATTAATATACTACAaggaatttaaatgtattataattttcgaTATTTACTTAATTCGATTGCGTTCAAAAGTAAATtgattaacataacattaaagtCAATAGACTTTGAatctaaaatattgtaatcataatataaattctattttgaAATTGATTGAAGTTGACATATTCAGTGTCTATTACTCCACGCAATTTATTTTCGATgtcaaatagaatatattattatttgaataatagtcTGGTATCAAAGAGATTTGAATGCGATAGTACTTAAGATAGGCAAATCTGCAAATTCCAtgcaattgaatttaatttagccATAACTTTGCCCTTGTTTGCGACAACATTTATACTAAGGActattgtaataattgtttttaattaaacttaataccCTTAGTAATGAATTATGAAAACGCTTAGAAATGTTCAAATGTAATATATCATCAATAAAAACTACTATTGTGTAAagggaaaatgtttttttttacatggtAATACATCTCTGGAATCAAAATGAtatctttcaaataaaaatatctgtttcaaataaaaatatacgtaatatttttttttttttttaaattgtcgcCAATCCTCCTCAGTTCTGAAGTGTTTCTTTTCGAACCGGTAATAGATCATTGACAAACAATAAGCAAATGGaacgatttttatattgaattaatatttttacttcgaAATCGTTCTATAcaattaagattaatttgatttttttttttgatataggAAACAACTTGAATGAACAAATTAGCTGTAGTGATAgctgactttaaaaaaataaatatgtcaatattttaattaaattaaatatgttctatTTTAAAAGGGCAGGTttacaatgaattattattattttaataatatagatttagcAACCACTCGGATGTTTAGTGACAGGAACAAGCccgtatgggtaggtaccaaccactcatcatattatatactaacgaTAAGCAATTTGAATGGCGAGCAagcccgtgtaactacaggcataagggacttaacatcttatttcccagtTGGTGACGTATTAGCGACGCagggaatggttaaaatttcttacgccGCCTATGTgtttgggcagtggtgaccggTTTTCATCAACTGCTATAAAAATCCTAATGATCCCAAAATTTCGAAATTGTTAAACATTGATTTGTCTCtttctatacttataattatatattgattttacattCGAAAGACGACACGTGATAGTTTAACTAGCCccctaaaaaaacatttaagccGTAACAAAACATGTACTAGGATTAAATATCCTcgttttaatctatataatatattatctgtggacAAGTTTGACGTAACAAACGTCACTGTACAAGACGGCGCAAACTCTCCTCTGTCAAAATAACCGCTTGTTACATTGAATGATTTAAACGCAATTCAATACTAAGATTTACTATC belongs to Vanessa tameamea isolate UH-Manoa-2023 chromosome 13, ilVanTame1 primary haplotype, whole genome shotgun sequence and includes:
- the LOC113398029 gene encoding alpha N-terminal protein methyltransferase 1-like; this encodes MQSNLYNDDSKFYKKAAKYWANVPATIDGVLGGYGYISGIDIDGSKVFLNHILSLVNPPNRKLALDCGAGIGRVSRNLLMPYFLKVDLVEQDEKFINTAKQLIGEYNTKLGTLYQIGLHHFKPQKQYDVVWCQWVLGHLSDYDLINFLERCSNNLARRGVIVVKENISPSDEVEYDEDDSSVTRPYRSMLNIFEEANLSLIKSDLQTGFPDGLYPVHMFALTPLK